The nucleotide window CCTGCATTCGCCGCTGCCGCTGCGCCGGCTGCTCGCCTCGGAGCTGGGGGAGGGCTGCGACTTCGCCGACCTCAAGGTGCCCTTCCGCTGCTGCGCCGCCAGCATCGAGCGCGCCGCCGAGCACTGGTTCGACAGTGGACCGCTCGTCGACGCCGTTCTCGCCTCCTCGTCCGTGCCCGGGCTGCTGCCGCCGATGGAGATCGCCGGCGAGCATTTCGTGGACGGGGGGATCGTCAATTCGATTCCGATCAGCGAGGCTGTGCGGGTGGGTGCCAAGCAGATCTTCGTGCTACAGGTCGGGCGGATCGAGCGACCGCTGACGGTGCCCAGGCGGCCCTGGGAGGTGGCGCAGGTGGCGTTCGAGATCGCCCGGCGGCACCGGTTCGCGCGCGATGTTGCATCGCTGCCCGACGATGTACGGGTGCATGTGCTACCGACCGGCGGCGGCGAGAGCCGCGACGACTCGCCGTGGGCCTACCGGGACATGGCGGCCGCCGGCCGGCGGATCAGCCGGGCATACACCGCGTCGCGCCGCTACCTGGCCGCCAATGTGACCGCCCGGCCCGACGGCCTCTGATGCTGCCGCCGGTCTGGGTCCGACGGCTGGTGATCGCCCCGCTGGTGGTGCTGCTCGCCGTGCTGATGTTCACGACCCTGCCGGTCTGGCTGCTCCTGGCGCTCGCCGCGTCGCCGCTGGTGCCGGGGCACCTGCGGGTGCCCCGGCTGGCCTTCCTGGCGCTTGTCTACCTGGTCTGGGACGCGGCCGCGCTCGTCTGCCTCGCCGTCCTGTGGTTCGCGTCCGGGTTCGGGTGGAAGATTCGCAGCGCGGCGTTCCAGCGTGCGCACTACGTGCTCACCGGCCGGTTCCTCGGCGTGCTGTTCTGGCTGGCCGAGTGGTCCCTGCACCTGACCGTCGACATCGTCGGCACCGACCCGGACACCGGCATGCCGGGGCGGCCGGAGATCGTGGTGAGCCGGCATGCCGGGCCCGGCGACTCGTTCATCCTGATCCACGGGCTGGTGAACTGGTTCGACCGGGAACCGCGGATCGTGCTGAAGGCGGCGCTGCAATGGGATCCGGCGGTCGACATCCTGCTCAACCGGCTCCCCAACAGGTTCATCTCGCCGGGACACACCCATACCCGCTCGCTGGAGCAGGAGATCAGCGATCTGGCCACGGGCCTGGACGACAACGACGCGTTCGTGATCTTTCCGGAGGGCGGCAACTTCACCCCGCGCCGGCGGATCCGGGCGATCGCGTTTCTCCGGGACCGGGGCATGGACGACATCGCCGCGCGGGCCGAGGGCCTGCGCAACGTGCTGCCGCCGAAGCCGACCGGGCTGTTCACGGCGATCGACGCCGCGCCGGACGCCGGGGTCATCTTCTGCGCGCACACCGGGCTGGACCGCATGATCACGGTCGGCGACGTGTGGCGGGAACTGCCGATGGACAAGCAGCTGGTGATGCGGTTCTGGAGCGTGCCGCCGGAGGAGATCCCGGCCGGCGAGGAGGAGCGCGTGCGCTGGCTCTACGACTGGTGGGCGCGCATCGACGCCTGGATCGAGGAGAACAAGCCGCGGCCCCGGCCGCTCGGCACCGACTGGACGGCGCGGCGCCGGGTGGCTCCCTGAGGAGAACCGCCCGGCGCCG belongs to Amorphoplanes digitatis and includes:
- a CDS encoding 1-acyl-sn-glycerol-3-phosphate acyltransferase — its product is MMLPPVWVRRLVIAPLVVLLAVLMFTTLPVWLLLALAASPLVPGHLRVPRLAFLALVYLVWDAAALVCLAVLWFASGFGWKIRSAAFQRAHYVLTGRFLGVLFWLAEWSLHLTVDIVGTDPDTGMPGRPEIVVSRHAGPGDSFILIHGLVNWFDREPRIVLKAALQWDPAVDILLNRLPNRFISPGHTHTRSLEQEISDLATGLDDNDAFVIFPEGGNFTPRRRIRAIAFLRDRGMDDIAARAEGLRNVLPPKPTGLFTAIDAAPDAGVIFCAHTGLDRMITVGDVWRELPMDKQLVMRFWSVPPEEIPAGEEERVRWLYDWWARIDAWIEENKPRPRPLGTDWTARRRVAP
- a CDS encoding patatin-like phospholipase family protein, with the translated sequence MDGPVAFVLGGGGVLGAVQVGMLRALFRAGYRPDVVIGTSIGAVNGALVAADPSEAVTGRLVRLWSSPEAAEVYGDSLARQLRRFAARTHLHSPLPLRRLLASELGEGCDFADLKVPFRCCAASIERAAEHWFDSGPLVDAVLASSSVPGLLPPMEIAGEHFVDGGIVNSIPISEAVRVGAKQIFVLQVGRIERPLTVPRRPWEVAQVAFEIARRHRFARDVASLPDDVRVHVLPTGGGESRDDSPWAYRDMAAAGRRISRAYTASRRYLAANVTARPDGL